The Benincasa hispida cultivar B227 chromosome 11, ASM972705v1, whole genome shotgun sequence genome has a segment encoding these proteins:
- the LOC120090572 gene encoding uncharacterized protein LOC120090572 produces the protein MEALDIWEAVEEDYEIPDLPNIPTMTQIKLWKEKKTRKSKAKACLFAEVSSTIFTQIMTLKSAYEIWNYLKSEYEGDARIKRMRVINLIREFELERMKKIESIKEYSDRLLGIANRIRLLGSTFKDSRIVQKILVTMTKKFEASISALENTKDLTQITLVEILNALQSQEQRRAMRLEGVVEGVLQANHENARNNKKNQNPNGESSVNNKIGVKKGSYPPCQHCNRKGHPPFKCWRRPDAKCTKCNQMGHEL, from the coding sequence ATGGAAGCTTTGGATATTTGGGAAGCTGTGGAAGAGGATTATGAAATTCCTGACCTCCCAAACATTCCTACCATGACACAGATTAAATTGTGGAAGGAGAAAAAGACAAGGAAATCCAAGGCAAAGGCTTGTTTGTTTGCTGAAGTCTCATCTACTATATTCACTCAGATAATGACTCTAAAATCagcatatgagatatggaaTTATCTCAAGTCAGAGTATGAAGGAGATGCAAGAATCAAAAGAATGCGTGTGATAAATTTGATTCGAGAATTCGAGTTGGAGAGGATGAAGAAAATAGAATCAATTAAAGAGTATTCTGATAGGTTATTGGGCATAGCAAACCGAATCAGATTACTTGGTTCTACATTTAAGGACTCAAGAATTGTTCAAAAGATTCTTGTAACAATGACTAAAAAATTTGAGGCATCTATTTCAGCCTTGGAAAATACCAAGGATCTAACTCAAATTACTCTTGTAGAAATTCTCAATGCTTTACAATCACAGGAGCAAAGAAGAGCTATGAGGCTAGAAGGTGTTGTTGAAGGAGTCTTGCAAGCGAACCATGAGAATGCAAGGAACAACAAGAAGAATCAAAATCCTAATGGAGAATCCTCAGTCAACAACAAAATAGGAGTTAAAAAGGGGTCCTATCCTCCATGTCAACATTGCAATAGAAAGGGTCATCCTCCTTTCAAATGTTGGAGAAGACCAGATGCCAAATGCACCAAATGTAACCAAATGGGACATGAGCTGTAA